One genomic region from Phocoena sinus isolate mPhoSin1 chromosome 3, mPhoSin1.pri, whole genome shotgun sequence encodes:
- the SLC12A7 gene encoding LOW QUALITY PROTEIN: solute carrier family 12 member 7 (The sequence of the model RefSeq protein was modified relative to this genomic sequence to represent the inferred CDS: deleted 2 bases in 1 codon) produces MPTNFPWLPVEARADGGQDEGPEQTEAPGPPEGGEPNCPSQGDGNPGENSPFIGSVDVDGERAFERKSMALFEEEMDSNPMVSSLLNKLANYTNLSQGVVEHEEAEDSRRRQAKSPRMGTLIGVYLPCLQNILGVILFLRLTWIVGAAGVLESFLIVSMCCTCTMLTAISMSAIATNGMVPAGGSYYMISRSLGPEFGGAVGLCFYLGTTFAGAMYILGTIEIFLTYISPSAAIVRAEGADGEATALLHNMRVYGTCTLALMATVVFVGVKYVNKLALVFLACVVLSILAIYAGVVKTAFDPPDIPICLLGNRTLSRRSFDVCAKVHATTNGSATTALWGLFCNGSTASISCDQYFAQNNVTEIQGIPGVVSGVLLDNLWSAYADKGVFVEKKGVPSVPVPEESRASGLPYVLTDITTYFTMLVGIYFPSVTGIMAGSNRSGDLKDAQKSIPTGTILAIVTTSFIYLSCIVLFGACIEGVILRDKFGEALQGNLVIGMLAWPSPWVIVIGSFFSTCGAGLQSLTGAPRLLQAIARDGIIPFLQVFGHGKANGEPTWALLLTALICETGILIASLDSVAPILSMFFLMCYMFVNLACALQTLLRTPNWRPRFKYYHWTLSFLGMSLCFALMFICSWYYALCAMLIAGCIYKYIEYRGAEKEWGDGIRGLSLNAARYALLHVEHGPLHTKNWRPQVLVLVNLNAEQCVKHPRLLSFTSQLKAGKGLTIVGSVLEGTFLDQHVQARQAEENIRALMGTEKAKGFCQLVVSSSLRDGTSHLIQSAGLGGMKHNTVLMAWPEAWKQEDSPFSWKNFVDTVRDTTAAQQALLVAKNVDLFPQNQERFSDGHIDVWWIVHDGGLLMLLPFLLRQHKVWRRCQMRIFTVAQVHDNSIQMKKDLQTFLYHLRISAEVEVVEMVENDISAFTYERTLVMEQRSQMLRQMRLSKTEQEREAQLIHDRNTSSHTAVAARTQAPCALDKVQMTWTKEKLVAEKYRNKDTSVSGFKDLFSLKPEWGSLDQSNVRRMHTAVKLNGVVLDKSQDAQLVLLNMPGPPRNRQGDENYMEFLEVLTEGLNRVLLVRGSGREVVTIYS; encoded by the exons GAGATGGAAACCCCGGGGAGAACAGCCCGTTCATCGGCAGCGTGGACGTGGACGGAGAGAGAGCCTTTGAAAGGAAGAGCATGGCGCTCTTTGAG GAGGAGATGGACAGCAACCCCATGGTGTCCTCGCTACTCAACAAGCTGGCCAACTACACCAACCTGAGCCAGGGCGTGGTAGAACACGAGGAGGCCGAGGACAGCCGGCGGCGCCAGGCCAAG AGCCCCCGCATGGGCACCCTCATTGGCGTCTACCTGCCGTGCCTGCAGAACATCCTGGGTGTCATCCTCTTTCTGCGCCTGACCTGGATCGTGGGGGCGGCCGGCGTCCTGGAGTCCTTCCTCATTGTGTCCATGTGCTGCACCTGC ACGATGCTGACCGCAATCTCCATGAGTGCGATCGCGACCAATGGCATGGTCCCAG CGGGCGGCTCCTACTACATGATATCGCGGTCTCTGGGGCCAGAGTTCGGGGGGGCCGTGGGCCTCTGCTTCTACCTGGGCACCACGTTCGCGGGGGCCATGTACATTTTGGGGACCATTGAGATTTTTTTG ACCTACATCTCCCCCAGCGCAGCCATCGTGCGGGCTGAGGGCGCGGACGGCGAGGCCACAGCCCTGTTACACAACATGCGAGTGTACGGGACCTGCACGCTGGCCCTCATGGCCACGGTGGTCTTCGTGGGCGTCAAGTACGTCAACAAGTTGGCCCTGGTGTTCCTGGCCTGCGTCGTGCTGTCCATCCTTGCCATCTATGCCGGCGTCGTCAAGACCGCCTTCGACCCACCTGACATCCC AATCTGTCTGCTGGGGAACCGCACGCTGTCCCGACGTAGCTTCGACGTCTGTGCCAAAGTCCACGCCACCACCAACGGCTCGGCGACCACTGCGCTCTGGGGCCTCTTCTGCAACGGATCCACGGCCAGCATCTCCTGCGACCAGTACTTTGCCCAGAACAACGTCACGGAGATCCAGGGCATCCCCGGTGTGGTTAGCGGCGTCCTCCTGG ATAACCTGTGGAGTGCCTACGCGGACAAGGGGGTGTTTGTGGAGAAGAAGGGCGTGCCCTCGGTGCCCGTGCCGGAGGAGAGCAGAGCCAGCGGGCTGCCCTACGTGCTCACTGACATCACGACCTACTTCACCATGCTGGTCGGCATCTACTTCCCCTCCGTGACCG GCATCATGGCGGGCTCTAACCGGTCCGGGGACCTCAAGGACGCCCAGAAGTCCATCCCCACTGGAACCATTCTGGCCATCGTGACCACGTCTTTCATTT ACCTGTCCTGCATTGTGCTTTTCGGGGCTTGCATCGAAGGCGTGATCTTACGAGATAA GTTCGGGGAGGCCCTGCAGGGGAACCTCGTCATTGGCATGCTGGCCTGGCCGTCGCCCTGGGTCATCGTCATTGGGTCCTTCTTCTCCACCTGCGGGGCTGGCCTGCAGAGCCTGACAGGGGCCCCACGCCTGCTGCAGGCCATCGCCCGGGATGGCATCATCCCTTTCCTGCAG GTGTTTGGCCACGGGAAGGCCAACGGGGAGCCCACGTGGGCCCTGCTGCTGACAGCCCTGATCTGTGAGACCGGCATCCTCATCGCCTCTCTGGACAGTGTGGCCCCCATTCTCTCCAT GTTTTTCCTCATGTGTTACATGTTCGTGAACCTGGCCTGCGCCCTGCAGACCCTGTTGCGCACGCCCAACTGGCGCCCGCGCTTCAAGTATTACCACTG GACCCTCTCCTTCCTGGGCATGAGCCTGTGCTTCGCCCTGATGTTCATCTGCTCCTGGTACTACGCGCTCTGCGCCATGCTCATCGCCGGCTGCATCTACAAGTACATCGAGTACCGTGG GGCCGAGAAGGAGTGGGGCGACGGCATCCGGGGGCTGTCGCTGAACGCTGCCCGCTACGCCCTGCTGCACGTGGAGCACGGCCCCCTCCACACCAAGAACTGGAG GCCACAGGTGCTGGTGCTGGTGAACCTGAACGCCGAGCAGTGCGTGAAGCACCCCCGCCTGCTGTCCTTCACCTCGCAGCTCAAGGCCGGCAAGGGCCTGACCATCGTGGGCTCCGTGCTGGAGGGCACCTTCCTGGACCAGCATGTGCAGGCCCGGCAGGCCGAAGAG AACATCCGGGCCCTCATGGGCACCGAGAAGGCCAAGGGCTTCTGCCAGCTGGTGGTGTCGTCCAGCCTTCGGGACGGCACGTCCCACCTGATCCAGTCGGCCGGCCTGGGGGGCATGAAGCACAACACCGTACTCATGGCCTGGCCCGAGGCCTGGAAGCAGGAGGACAGCCCCTTCTCCTGGAAGAACTTCGTCG ACACCGTCCGTGACACCACGGCGGCGCAGCAGGCCCTGCTGGTGGCCAAGAACGTGGATCTGTTCCCGCAAAACCAGGAGCGCTTCAGCGACGGGCACATCGACGTGTGGTGGATCGTGCATGACGGCGGTCTGCTTATGCTGCTGCCCTTCCTGCTGCGACAGCACAAG GTATGGAGGAGGTGCCAGATGCGCATCTTCACGGTGGCCCAGGTGCACGACAACAGCATTCAGATGAAGAAGGACTTGCAGACGTTCCTGTACCACCTGCGTATCAGCGCcgaggtggaggtggtggagatG GTGGAGAACGACATCTCGGCCTTCACCTACGAGCGGACGCTAGTGATGGAGCAGAGGTCGCAGATGCTGAGACAGATGCGGCTGTCCAAGACGGAGCAGGAGCGGGAG GCTCAGCTAATCCACGACAGGAACACCAGTTCCCACACTGCCGTGGCCGCCAGGACCCAGGCCCCGTGCGCGCTGGACAAGGTGCAGATGACCTGGACGAAGGAGAAGCTGGTCGCCGAGAAATACCGGAACAAGGACACCAGCGTGTCCGGGTTCAAGGACCTCTTCAGCCTGAAGCC AGAATGGGGAAGCCT GGACCAGTCCAACGTGCGGAGGATGCACACGGCCGTGAAGCTCAACGGCGTCGTCCTTGACAAGTCCCAGGATGCCCAGCTGGTCCTGCTGAACATGCCGGGGCCCCCCAGAAACCGGCAGGGGGACGAGAACT ACATGGAGTTCCTCGAGGTCCTGACTGAGGGGCTGAACAGGGTCCTCCTGGTTAGGGGCAGCGGCCGGGAGGTGGTCACCATCTACTCCTAA